DNA from Oreochromis niloticus isolate F11D_XX unplaced genomic scaffold, O_niloticus_UMD_NMBU tig00001878_pilon, whole genome shotgun sequence:
GTGGCATTATGGTTTTGAAATTTGGGTTCACAAGATTGGTTATAGTGTTTaagcaatcgagaaaaactgtaaatacactgGCTAATGATGATGACTAGAGACctgtgagtacacagctgaacttaaTCTAATGATACGTAGGAAGTGGAACAGAACATAATGCACACAGACAGATGGATAACataataaaacagcaaatgtgAACATGTGGAAAATACtcagagaacaaaaacaaactgcaaacaCTGGATCAACGACCCAGGAACTGTCACGCAGGCGGAAACGGACTCAGGCGTAGACCAGCTGAACTAGAATTGCAatcacaagtttatttacaaacacaccacgtgaaagtatatacagtgtaCAGGGCAGGGATATTCAATGGTCCTGGGGAAAAGGGAAGAAAGTCCAAACACGCTCTGCTCATTCGCTTCTTTGGTACTTGTCTTCAGcactctcactctcactccACTCCACTCCACGCTGCCAGAGAAGCAGATCAGGGATAAGGACGAGTCCAGGAACCTATGTACAGGAGAGCCGCGGTTAGCATAAACTGAgaaacaacacaagaaacagttTATCGGGGCTGTACTGACGAGAATAACTCAACGATCCAGCAAAGATGCCTTCTGAGCCCTcagcttacagttttttctgattgcttaagcacattttttgtaactattggctatttttgcaaaactctacacacaaataagaaaacctgtcacccaattatcaaaacattgtagttctcttgcaaaagcgaacacagctagattaactcttcacaccttcataaaaatggtgttttcgtatcaaacagtacacacaagccatcatctactaagcacacaatgcgccaactgcacactgatggtatgaatacaaaacacatctggcttttgcatTCTCTGTGTACAGATGTCAATTTGAGGTCACACTGTTGTCATAGTGTCATGTAAACATAcaaggatccaaacttcaagtattggtgtttattcacactcatcaaaaccaagacaaagtcagaacacaaaataggaatttcacaaaaaaaagggaaaaaaaagacaatcagcCGACATCATGTCGTCTTTCTGGGTCCGGCCACAAAATTTCGTCCACATCGCATGCGATATCCTCCAGTTCAAGGCACCGGGGAAAATATCTCCTTGAATGCCGTATCCAGGTCTGACATGATGCCTGGTCAATATCTCCACATGCCTCCTCCATTGCCTGTAAAAGGGCTACCTGTTGATGAGGATGACGGTCGTACACTTTCCAGCGCCAGGCAGAGAAGAACTCCTCGATGGGATTTAAGAATGGAGAGTATGGAGGGAGGTTGAGTGCCATGAAGGATGGGTGGTCTGTAAACCAGTTGCGGACCAAAGCAGCCCTATGGAAACTAACATTGTCCCATATGATGACATATCGGGTCTGCTCTGGTCTCTGAACAGTGAGCATGTCATGCAAGGTGTCCAGGAATGCaataatgtgtgcagtgttgtaTGGGCCTATGGttgcatgatggtgaacaacaccATTTTGGCTTATAGCTGCACACATGGTTATGTTACCACCACGTTGTCCTGGGACATTGATGATGGCACGGTGTCCAATAATGTTCCGGCCACGTCTCctggttttactgaggttaaaaccGGCCTCATCCACAAAAAGTAGCTCATGTCCCATTGCATCTGCTTCTAGTTCCATCACTCTctggacaagacaaaacaaatgcaacacatCAGGCCCATGCACAGCACTACAGTATGCACTTCCAAATTCAGAACCAATGACACTAGCTTACCTGCACATAGTCATATCGCAGTTGCTTTACACGTTCTGTGTTTCTCTCGAAAGGAACTCTGTAAATTTGCTTCATTCTTATTCTGTGGCGTGCAAGTACACGACTTAGTGCAGAAATGCTtgcactgtgtatattttgaaaGATGTGTCATTATCAATTATGCGCTGCTGTATTTCGCGCAGTCTTATTGCATTATTGGCAATCACCATGTTCACTATATGGGTCTCTTGCTCTGGAGTGAACATTCTGCCTCTGCGTCCAACATCTGGacgtctagcaattctgtaaagtaacaatttcagtatttttgcatgtatggtactgttgtgtttctcattagagtatggcagtgctacaaagtACTTACCGATTCTCATTTCGAAATGTCCTAATGATGCCTGCCACAGTGTAGCGGCTCAgtttaggctgaacccgttggccagcttccctcagggtcatccCATGGTTGGtgacatggtccactattgtagctctgatgtcatcagttattctgtttcttactcttcttacccttcctctttcccctcctcgtcctcttcttgctcctccacgtcctcttcctccaacttcttcacctccacgtcctctcc
Protein-coding regions in this window:
- the LOC109200538 gene encoding uncharacterized protein LOC109200538 isoform X1 translates to MKQIYRVPFERNTERVKQLRYDYVQRVMELEADAMGHELLFVDEAGFNLSKTRRRGRNIIGHRAIINVPGQRGGNITMCAAISQNGVVHHHATIGPYNTAHIIAFLDTLHDMLTVQRPEQTRYVIIWDNVSFHRAALVRNWFTDHPSFMALNLPPYSPFLNPIEEFFSAWRWKVYDRHPHQQVALLQAMEEACGDIDQASCQTWIRHSRRYFPRCLELEDIACDVDEILWPDPERRHDVG
- the LOC109200538 gene encoding uncharacterized protein LOC109200538 isoform X2, giving the protein MELEADAMGHELLFVDEAGFNLSKTRRRGRNIIGHRAIINVPGQRGGNITMCAAISQNGVVHHHATIGPYNTAHIIAFLDTLHDMLTVQRPEQTRYVIIWDNVSFHRAALVRNWFTDHPSFMALNLPPYSPFLNPIEEFFSAWRWKVYDRHPHQQVALLQAMEEACGDIDQASCQTWIRHSRRYFPRCLELEDIACDVDEILWPDPERRHDVG